In Phlebotomus papatasi isolate M1 chromosome 1, Ppap_2.1, whole genome shotgun sequence, the following proteins share a genomic window:
- the LOC129810387 gene encoding transmembrane GTPase Marf isoform X2, whose protein sequence is MAAYLNRTLSMVTGNGSISSYDTSSLAETRGLHNTANDVSPLQIFVRAKKKINDIFGEIEEYVVETTRFVDSDQPGELDIIDKYEKEAFSSYVHKVSGIREVLARDHMKVAFFGRTSNGKSSVINAMLREKVLPSGIGHTTNCFCQVEGVDGHEAYLVKEGSEEKLNVVSVQQLANALSQEKLNESSLIRIFWPRERCSLLRDDVVFMDSPGVDVSPNLDDWIDNHCLNADVFVLVLNAESTMTIAEKSFFHEVSQRLSKPNIFILNNRWDASANEPEFQESVKAQHTERCIDFLTKELKVSLQKEAEERVFFVSARETLQARLKEAQGQPAHLGAIADGFQNRYFEFQDFERKFEECISKSAVKTKFEQHSRGGKQIAKDMISMLDNIYDRASCLKTQKLDHRRILIERINNTDQQLAQVTREMKSKIHSMVEEVEQKVSKALNEEIWRLGVLVDEFPLPFHTDPVVLNIYKREMNSHVEQGLGSNLRARLSTAMAMNMETAQREMTEKMHSLLPSDMLNQKVSSFAVRQQPFEMFYTLNCQNLCADFQEDLEFRFSWGITAILQKISNRMKDKKGNDKTLMITRQSSQNSLPPVMSPISDQPDGANCVVPYGGSSITPEQLSLISNMMVATMGSHGTVGGIIVSGLLFKAIGWRVLVGIGVAYGCVYLYERLSYTNSAKKRRFKSQYVKHATKKLKLIVDLTSANCSHQVQQELSSTFARLCRTVDAASTEMNEDLRSVESLLNQLEANQKQMKLLRNKANYITNELEIFENNYIKSN, encoded by the exons ATGGCTGCTTACTTAAATCGCACACTATCGATGGTGACGGGAAATGGATCCATCTCGTCCTACGATACATCTTCGCTGGCGGAAACACGGGGCCTGCACAATACGGCCAACGATGTGTCCCCCTTGCAGATCTTCGTGCGCGCCAAGAAGAAAATCAACGACATCTTCGGCGAAATTGAGGAGTATGTTGTGGAGACCACAAGATTCGTCGATAGCG ACCAGCCCGGAGAGCTGGATATTATCGATAAGTACGAGAAGGAAGCTTTTAGTAGCTACGTGCACAAAGTGTCTGGGATTCGGGAAGTCCTAGCGCGGGATCATATGAAGGTGGCTTTTTTCGGACGCACATCCAATGGCAAGAGTTCAGTAATCAATGCCATGCTGCGCGAAAAAGTCCTGCCCAGTGGAATTGGTCACACTACCAACTGCTTCTGCCAAGTGGAAGGTGTTGATGGTCACGAAGCGTACCTGGTGAAGGAAGGATCTGAAGAGAAACTCAATGTAGTG TCCGTTCAGCAATTGGCAAATGCCCTGAGCCAGGAAAAGTTGAATGAATCCTCCCTGATACGGATCTTCTGGCCACGGGAACGTTGCAGTCTCCTACGGGATGATGTGGTATTTATGGACTCCCCAGGAGTCGATGTTTCACCCAATTTAGACGATTGGATCGACAACCACTGTCTCAATGCCGATGTCTTTGTCCTTGTTCTCAATGCAGAGTCCACAATGACGATCGCC gaaaaatcatttttccacgAAGTCTCTCAACGACTCTCCAAGCCCAATATTTTCATCCTCAACAATCGATGGGATGCCTCAGCCAATGAACCAGAGTTTCAGGAATCG GTTAAAGCTCAGCATACAGAAAGGTGCATTGATTTCCTTACGAAAGAGTTGAAGGTATCGCTGCAGAAGGAGGCCGAAGAACGGGTATTTTTCGTGTCTGCCAGGGAGACCCTTCAGGCACGTCTCAAGGAAGCTCAGGGGCAACCAGCTCATTTAGGAGCCATTGCCGATGGCTTTCAGAATCGCTATTTTGAGTTCCAGGACTTTGAGCGAAAGTTCGAAGAGTGCATCTCAAAGAGTGCAGTCAAGACAAAATTCGAACAGCACAGTCGAGGAGGGAAGCAAATTGCTAAAGATATGATTTCAATGCTGGACAATATCTACGATAGAGCTTCCTGTCTGAAGACGCAAAAACTCGATCATCGGCGAATTCTGATTGAACGTATCAATAATACGGATCAGCAGCTGGCTCAAGTGACGCGAGAGATGAAATCGAAGATTCATTCGATGGTGGAGGAGGTGGAACAGAAAGTGTCCAAAGCTCTAAATGAAGAGATCTGGCGTCTAGGTGTACTGGTTGATGAATTCCCACTGCCCTTCCACACGGATCCCGTGGTGCTTAATATCTACAAACGCGAAATGAATAGCCATGTGGAACAAGGTCTAGGATCCAATTTGAGGGCACGCCTATCGACGGCCATGGCCATGAATATGGAAACAGCCCAGCGGGAGATGACAGAGAAGATGCATTCCCTCCTGCCCAGTGATATGCTAAACCAGAAAGTTTCGTCATTTGCCGTTCGTCAACAGCCCTTTGAAATGTTCTACACGCTGAATTGTCAGAATTTATGTGCAGACTTCCAGGAGGATTTAGAGTTTAGATTCTCCTGGGGCATCACGGCTATTCTGCAGAAGATCAGCAATCGCATGAAAGACAAGAAGGGCAATGACAAAACTCTCATGATCACTCGCCAGAGCAGCCAGAACAGT TTGCCACCTGTGATGTCACCAATCTCAGACCAACCGGATGGAGCAAATTGTGTCGTGCCTTATGGAGGCTCCAGCATCACTCCTGAGCAACTCTCGTTAATCTCCAACATGATGGTAGCCACAATGGGCTCCCATGGCACTGTCGGTGGTATTATTGTGTCTGGCCTTCTGTTTAAAGCCATCGGTTGGCGAGTCCTCGTGGGCATTGGTGTGGCCTATGGCTGTGTGTATCTCTATGAGCGTCTGTCCTACACAAATTCAGCCAAAAAGAGGCGCTTCAAGAGCCAATACGTCAAACACGCTACCAAGAAACTAAAGCTCATCGTAGATCTCACGTCTGCCAACTGCAGCCATCAAGTTCAACA agaattgtCGAGCACATTTGCTCGTTTATGTCGTACTGTGGATGCTGCATCAACTGAGATGAATGAGGACTTGCGTTCTGTGGAAAGTCTCCTTAATCAATTGGAGGCAAATCAGAAGCAAATGAAGTTGCTTCGCAATAAGGCTAATTATATAACGAATGAATTGGAAATCTTTGAGAATAACTACATCAAATCCAACTGA
- the LOC129810387 gene encoding transmembrane GTPase Marf isoform X1, producing MAAYLNRTLSMVTGNGSISSYDTSSLAETRGLHNTANDVSPLQIFVRAKKKINDIFGEIEEYVVETTRFVDSDQPGELDIIDKYEKEAFSSYVHKVSGIREVLARDHMKVAFFGRTSNGKSSVINAMLREKVLPSGIGHTTNCFCQVEGVDGHEAYLVKEGSEEKLNVVSVQQLANALSQEKLNESSLIRIFWPRERCSLLRDDVVFMDSPGVDVSPNLDDWIDNHCLNADVFVLVLNAESTMTIAEKSFFHEVSQRLSKPNIFILNNRWDASANEPEFQESPKEFLEKVKAQHTERCIDFLTKELKVSLQKEAEERVFFVSARETLQARLKEAQGQPAHLGAIADGFQNRYFEFQDFERKFEECISKSAVKTKFEQHSRGGKQIAKDMISMLDNIYDRASCLKTQKLDHRRILIERINNTDQQLAQVTREMKSKIHSMVEEVEQKVSKALNEEIWRLGVLVDEFPLPFHTDPVVLNIYKREMNSHVEQGLGSNLRARLSTAMAMNMETAQREMTEKMHSLLPSDMLNQKVSSFAVRQQPFEMFYTLNCQNLCADFQEDLEFRFSWGITAILQKISNRMKDKKGNDKTLMITRQSSQNSLPPVMSPISDQPDGANCVVPYGGSSITPEQLSLISNMMVATMGSHGTVGGIIVSGLLFKAIGWRVLVGIGVAYGCVYLYERLSYTNSAKKRRFKSQYVKHATKKLKLIVDLTSANCSHQVQQELSSTFARLCRTVDAASTEMNEDLRSVESLLNQLEANQKQMKLLRNKANYITNELEIFENNYIKSN from the exons ATGGCTGCTTACTTAAATCGCACACTATCGATGGTGACGGGAAATGGATCCATCTCGTCCTACGATACATCTTCGCTGGCGGAAACACGGGGCCTGCACAATACGGCCAACGATGTGTCCCCCTTGCAGATCTTCGTGCGCGCCAAGAAGAAAATCAACGACATCTTCGGCGAAATTGAGGAGTATGTTGTGGAGACCACAAGATTCGTCGATAGCG ACCAGCCCGGAGAGCTGGATATTATCGATAAGTACGAGAAGGAAGCTTTTAGTAGCTACGTGCACAAAGTGTCTGGGATTCGGGAAGTCCTAGCGCGGGATCATATGAAGGTGGCTTTTTTCGGACGCACATCCAATGGCAAGAGTTCAGTAATCAATGCCATGCTGCGCGAAAAAGTCCTGCCCAGTGGAATTGGTCACACTACCAACTGCTTCTGCCAAGTGGAAGGTGTTGATGGTCACGAAGCGTACCTGGTGAAGGAAGGATCTGAAGAGAAACTCAATGTAGTG TCCGTTCAGCAATTGGCAAATGCCCTGAGCCAGGAAAAGTTGAATGAATCCTCCCTGATACGGATCTTCTGGCCACGGGAACGTTGCAGTCTCCTACGGGATGATGTGGTATTTATGGACTCCCCAGGAGTCGATGTTTCACCCAATTTAGACGATTGGATCGACAACCACTGTCTCAATGCCGATGTCTTTGTCCTTGTTCTCAATGCAGAGTCCACAATGACGATCGCC gaaaaatcatttttccacgAAGTCTCTCAACGACTCTCCAAGCCCAATATTTTCATCCTCAACAATCGATGGGATGCCTCAGCCAATGAACCAGAGTTTCAGGAATCG CCAAAGGAATTCCTTGAAAAG GTTAAAGCTCAGCATACAGAAAGGTGCATTGATTTCCTTACGAAAGAGTTGAAGGTATCGCTGCAGAAGGAGGCCGAAGAACGGGTATTTTTCGTGTCTGCCAGGGAGACCCTTCAGGCACGTCTCAAGGAAGCTCAGGGGCAACCAGCTCATTTAGGAGCCATTGCCGATGGCTTTCAGAATCGCTATTTTGAGTTCCAGGACTTTGAGCGAAAGTTCGAAGAGTGCATCTCAAAGAGTGCAGTCAAGACAAAATTCGAACAGCACAGTCGAGGAGGGAAGCAAATTGCTAAAGATATGATTTCAATGCTGGACAATATCTACGATAGAGCTTCCTGTCTGAAGACGCAAAAACTCGATCATCGGCGAATTCTGATTGAACGTATCAATAATACGGATCAGCAGCTGGCTCAAGTGACGCGAGAGATGAAATCGAAGATTCATTCGATGGTGGAGGAGGTGGAACAGAAAGTGTCCAAAGCTCTAAATGAAGAGATCTGGCGTCTAGGTGTACTGGTTGATGAATTCCCACTGCCCTTCCACACGGATCCCGTGGTGCTTAATATCTACAAACGCGAAATGAATAGCCATGTGGAACAAGGTCTAGGATCCAATTTGAGGGCACGCCTATCGACGGCCATGGCCATGAATATGGAAACAGCCCAGCGGGAGATGACAGAGAAGATGCATTCCCTCCTGCCCAGTGATATGCTAAACCAGAAAGTTTCGTCATTTGCCGTTCGTCAACAGCCCTTTGAAATGTTCTACACGCTGAATTGTCAGAATTTATGTGCAGACTTCCAGGAGGATTTAGAGTTTAGATTCTCCTGGGGCATCACGGCTATTCTGCAGAAGATCAGCAATCGCATGAAAGACAAGAAGGGCAATGACAAAACTCTCATGATCACTCGCCAGAGCAGCCAGAACAGT TTGCCACCTGTGATGTCACCAATCTCAGACCAACCGGATGGAGCAAATTGTGTCGTGCCTTATGGAGGCTCCAGCATCACTCCTGAGCAACTCTCGTTAATCTCCAACATGATGGTAGCCACAATGGGCTCCCATGGCACTGTCGGTGGTATTATTGTGTCTGGCCTTCTGTTTAAAGCCATCGGTTGGCGAGTCCTCGTGGGCATTGGTGTGGCCTATGGCTGTGTGTATCTCTATGAGCGTCTGTCCTACACAAATTCAGCCAAAAAGAGGCGCTTCAAGAGCCAATACGTCAAACACGCTACCAAGAAACTAAAGCTCATCGTAGATCTCACGTCTGCCAACTGCAGCCATCAAGTTCAACA agaattgtCGAGCACATTTGCTCGTTTATGTCGTACTGTGGATGCTGCATCAACTGAGATGAATGAGGACTTGCGTTCTGTGGAAAGTCTCCTTAATCAATTGGAGGCAAATCAGAAGCAAATGAAGTTGCTTCGCAATAAGGCTAATTATATAACGAATGAATTGGAAATCTTTGAGAATAACTACATCAAATCCAACTGA